Part of the Pseudoliparis swirei isolate HS2019 ecotype Mariana Trench chromosome 3, NWPU_hadal_v1, whole genome shotgun sequence genome, gcTCTTTCCAGCCTTAATGCTACGCTATGCTAAGCCAACCAGCTGCTGGCCGTGGGTTCATTTCGAATGGACAGACGGAGAGTGGTTTCCATCTTCTCATTTCCAGAAATGTCAAACTACTTCCTTTAGGAAAATATATGTCCACGGACACGATGTAAACATGCAGCAGGAGGGACGCTACACACGACGCATGACTCGCTGATTCTTGTATCAtctaatttcatttttaaatctgGAACTGGGCCTGAGACAAGGAGCGGGACGTTGTTTACATGAAACTAGTCGGTTATTGCAACGCCTGCACAGCACGAGGGAACAATGTGGCTGCGTTGGTTGTAATCATATGTCTCATAAATATAGATCCTCCCTCGGCGGCGTCAGAGGAACCTTCTCACAAAGTAAAGTCCAAACGTGAGGCATTGGCCGACTGTCAGAAAAAAGACACATGAAACCTCCACGCTCAATTCATATCACTTAATATATCTGCTATTCGGGACACAGTATTGTCAGTCATAGCAGTCCTGCTCTAACACGCTTCAAttgctgtgcttttattttgaaagcccaGTTCGGAAACTAGGCATGTTTTCACCCTTTTGAAGGCAGCAGAATCTTTTCTGGAAGTTTCAAGGCAGTCAGAAGGAGTCTGTGGTGACTTCTCTGCAAATTCTGCGGCTGctgttatttttttactttttttgggcTCAGCTTCCCAGACTCCTCACCACAGAAAGAATGAGCTCCACCAACGAGCCTCGCTCGGCTGCTTCTTCCCTCCTGCGCCTCCTTTCCTATTCACTGGAGGAATAAAACCCCCGTCTATATGGAAATGGTTGTGGTGGCCGTATATATATGTCTCCTTACCCAAAAAAATGTGCATGACGTGTGGGTGGGGGGAACATTGGGAAGAAGACACATGCGCATGAtttcggggggggggtaaagtgaCATTACATTACCTGCAGTGAAGAGCAGCACGGCCACGGTGCGGTAGTGGCGCCGCTGTGTGCCCCTGCAGAGGGAAATCAGGGCCACCAGGAAGGCCAAGAGAGTTGCCACAGCACcggccaccagcagcaccagggTGGCAATCTGCCagtctgggggggaggggggggggggcacaggttAGAGAGCAGCGTTAGTGGGAATAAACAAACTGAACTTGTCAACGTCTGATAACTCGTAGATGAAGATGCTGAAGCCACAGCTGCGTGCCGTCCTTTGGAACACAGTCAATATAATATCATGTCTCATGGAAACGGAATTTTTGAGGGCGACAAGTAGTCCAACAGTATAAATCTCCACATGTCGTTGCTCCTCTGGGGAAGTCGGCCTCGCATTTACTCTGTCACTGTCTGCAGTCGAGGTTTGTCGTGTTTCTACTCGTTTGCACgtgaaaataaaagtgagaaCGATGAAGTTTTTCACCGTGACAtcgccttttttcttcttctgtttcttcctCTTAAACTCCAGTGTAGAATAAAGTTAAAACGCATCACCCCCCCTTCTCTCCGAGTCAAATTCTCAATCCTCGGTAAGACTTCCACAACACCAAGTTGTTAATACACGTATTAAAAAGCCTTCCTGAACCGAGCTTCTCCATGAGCGAAACCCTGGAGCCAGAAATCTATTCACACTTCTTGTCCCTTCTTCATTGTCCCCTCTTTGATGTGCCAGGAGACGGCGACACTCAAAATGAGGATTTACATCCTCTCCTTCTCAAGCTCCGATTGTATTGTTATCCGGATTTGGGAAATGTACTTTCCCCGAGAGGAGGTTGATTTGATTCAACCCCCCTCCAAAGAAATAATATCTTAACCTCTATTCTggttttgtccccccccccccccaaaaaaacaacactgtctctttaaaaaatattgaacATCACAAGTGTATTGAGGCTGGGAGTTCCAACACAGGTTGTTTTGTGTGCATCGTATCTTTACTCCAAAGATGGACTGACATTCAAGATTCTTGGGGGTAGGATATGAGAATGTGTGCATCATAAAATCAGCTTTGGCTTTAACCtcaacacgccccccccccctccccacccccccacccactgGTGCTTTAATGAGCTCTGCAGACCCTCAAAAGCGACCAACCCCGCCTCCCATTCAACACATTCCTCTCTATCAGAGAGTGGTCATTCACCCCGACACATTCCTCTCtatcagagagtcagagagcggTCATCCACCTCAAAGCTGTGCATGTTTGCTggtggtaaaaaaagaagaagaaaaaagcacctAAAGTCACTGCAGGACTACAATTCATGAACAGATCAAATCTAgaattgaaaaaacaaacaaatgttacAAAATCCACAATGTTCATTTGAGCGGTTCGGTCCCCGGCTCCGTGGAGCCGACTGTGTGCCGGCATCACATCTGGTGCATTTAATGAGGATGTTCAAAGGAAGTGGGTAGGAGGCATAAGTGCTTCTTTCTGTCTTGTGGCTTCTGTgcttgatgaaaaaaaaaggggtccgGGTCCCGGTGAGGTGGATGATGGAAGAAGATGCTCAATGTGTCTCTTCAAAAAACCCACTAAACCACCTTCTGGGGGGTCTGAGTGGGGTTAGAAACTCTTTGTGTGTAATTATGCGTCTGCATCGCATGTGATCTGGTATTCTGGTGTCTTCTAACACAGAGCAGAGTAATGAAGCATCAATGTGACTCATGTGGAACCCGACTCACCGGCCCTTTGTTCACACACTATATAGTTGGACCATCAGAACCCATGAGCAGAGCATTAATGACGTCACTGATATGAACAGAGGACAAACCGCCGATCAGCTGAGAGAACAACAAGCCGACTATAACACACTGTTGCTGGGAGCTGCCATGTCTACAGTTCAACTCACATTCCTCTCTGGCTCGGTGACGTATAGAATGTGCAGTCTGTGTGTAGAACGACGTACAGGCACAGAAAAAAGGCCACTGATAAAGAAAGAAATGCTATTTTAAAACCAGCCAGTTACAATTTAAACGACAAAATCTGAGTCCcctcttcaaaaaaaaaaaaaaagtcactcaaATTACTACAACCTTGTAATCCTCTCTCCGAGGACAACATCCTAACGCCAAGGGCAAACAACCCaaataccccccaaaaaactgtgCGTAAATACGCGCGTCTTACCAGACGTGAGGGTGGAGAAGCAGCTCCACGGAGCCTCCTCCGCCGGAGCGCGCGCCTCGGACTGGGAGCAGGACTCCCACAGGGACAGGGAGAAGTGGTCCGCGGTGACCCAGGACGGGCTGAGCAGAGCCACCACGTCCAGACTCAGAGCCAGAAAGACGCAGAGCAGCGCGATGAGCTTGAAGGGCCGGAACACGAACACCTCGTTCACGGACATGTTGCCACCACCACGACGCGGAGCCGCAGGTCGATCACACTGGAGGTCCGCGTGCGTCTTCACCCACCACAGCCCTCCACTGctttgtgtgtgcgcgcgcgtgtgtgtgtgtgtccagctggAAAAGTTTAACGGGAGACTTCCGGTTGGATCGGGGTTTTCAGAATAATCGGACTTCTGTCGGGACACGTGATAAATCACTTACAAACAAATATTGTTAGATttcaaataattgtatttatttatcgttATTATTACTGATGTTTTGCTATTGATATATTACTCTTCGTTATCCTATTCAAGCATGTGTGGTTTTATCTGACTGACAACAattacaaatacacatttaaaagaacacaaaaacatgggttcatttattttattttgcagttGATGTTTCATAACATTAGGAAATGTGTTGTcttctaaattaaaaaaagacaaaagcatCTAAACAAAGAGCAGCCTGCTCACATCCAACCCACATTTAAATGAAAGTGTTGGTCATTGACTGAAAGtctgagaaaacacacatgATACATACACTTTCAA contains:
- the LOC130191948 gene encoding transmembrane protein 47-like isoform X1, encoding MSVNEVFVFRPFKLIALLCVFLALSLDVVALLSPSWVTADHFSLSLWESCSQSEARAPAEEAPWSCFSTLTSDWQIATLVLLVAGAVATLLAFLVALISLCRGTQRRHYRTVAVLLFTAVVLQSCALVLYPIKFIDGTVLQTYHEFNWGYGLGWGATIFMLGGGILFCLRTDIYEDAIRRRGWRDDERRAFWTLPR
- the LOC130191948 gene encoding transmembrane protein 47-like isoform X2: MSVNEVFVFRPFKLIALLCVFLALSLDVVALLSPSWVTADHFSLSLWESCSQSEARAPAEEAPWSCFSTLTSDWQIATLVLLVAGAVATLLAFLVALISLCRGTQRRHYRTVAVLLFTAVVLQSCALVLYPIKFIDGTVLQTYHEFNWGYGLGWGATIFMLGGGILFCLRTDIYEDAMY